Proteins found in one Quercus robur chromosome 2, dhQueRobu3.1, whole genome shotgun sequence genomic segment:
- the LOC126712940 gene encoding SPX domain-containing protein 1-like gives MKFWKILSNLIEETLPEWRDKFLSYKDLKKQLKLIYPTHQPNNKRRRLDHPISTADEESETQVSKELVDFLRLLEVEIDKFNAFFVDKEEEYVIRWKELQDGIAKAKDSSEELIEVGREVVDFHGEMILLENYSALNYTGLVKILKKYDKRSGALVRLPFIQKVLQEPFFSTDVLNNLVKECECVLDNLFSKNDDPSGCPEATNKEEGNDPKAATESKQKQLKVPKELAEIETMESMYMKLTLSALRAVKEIRSGSSTVSEFSLPPLQNNATELKNIPLLEQAAK, from the exons ATGAAGTTCTGGAAAATCCTAAGCAACCTTATCGAGGAAACTTTGCCTGAGTGGCGAGACAAGTTCTTGTCCTACAAGGACCTCAAAAAGCAGCTTAAGCTTATTTACCCGACCCATCAACCCAACAATAAACGCCGCAGATTGGACCACCCCATTTCCACAGCCGACGAAGAAAGCGAGACCCAGGTGTCGAAGGAGCTCGTCGATTTTCTCAGGCTTTTGGAGGTCGAGATCGACAAGTTCAACGCTTTCTTTGTCGACAAGGAGGAGGAGTACGTTATTAGATGGAag GAGCTGCAAGATGGTATAGCAAAGGCCAAAGATTCAAGCGAAGAGTTGATTGAAGTAGGGAGAGAAGTAGTGGATTTTCACGGAGAGATGATTCTCTTAGAGAATTACAGTGCACTTAACTACACAG GATTAGTGAAGATACTGAAGAAATATGACAAGCGAAGCGGTGCTCTTGTTCGCCTGCCTTTTATCCAAAAAGTCTTGCAAGAACCATTCTTCTCAACTGATGTGCTTAACAATCTTGTGAAAGAGTGTGAATGTGTGCTTGATAATCTTTTCTCCAAGAATGATGACCCATCAGGCTGTCCTGAAGCAACCAATAAGGAAGAAGGGAATGATCCCAAGGCTGCGACTGaaagtaaacaaaaacaacttaaagtTCCCAAAGAACTCGCAGAAATCGAGACTATGGAGAGCATGTACATGAAGCTAACGTTATCAGCATTGCGTGCCGTAAAAGAGATTCGGAGTGGAAGCTCAACAGTGAGTGAGTTTTCATTGCCCCCTCTGCAAAACAATGCAACGGAGTTGAAAAATATTCCTCTCCTAGAACAAGCAGCCAAATAG
- the LOC126712939 gene encoding probable carboxylesterase 6 has protein sequence MSIIAEAPGFLQVFSDGSVKRFDPEIVPASTESINGHKFKDVVIDSSKPITGRLFLPSTPTQGFSSKLPVVVYFHGGGFCIGSTTWLGYHHFLGDFSVASQSIVLSVDYRLAPENRLPIAYEDCYSSLDWLSHQVRSEPWLEQADLSRVFLSGDSAGGNIAHHLAIKAIQNKTCNVKIKGLLLIHPYFGSEKRTENEMAEGEAGNVASNDMFWGLSIPGGSNRDYFGCNFEKAELSASEWCQFPRVVVFVAGLDFLKERGVMYAEFLKKKGVQVVRLVETEGEPHVFHVFHPKSEATRLLQQQMDEFMKSY, from the coding sequence ATGTCCATAATAGCAGAAGCACCTGGTTTCCTTCAAGTATTTTCTGATGGGTCTGTAAAACGCTTTGATCCTGAGATTGTCCCGGCCTCAACTGAATCAATTAATGGACACAAGTTCAAGGATGTGGTCATTGACTCATCAAAGCCAATTACTGGAAGGTTATTTCTTCCTAGTACTCCTACTCAGGGGTTCTCAAGTAAGCTTCCTGTTGTGGTTTATTTCCACGGTGGTGGCTTTTGCATTGGCTCGACTACATGGCTTGGCTACCATCATTTCCTGGGAGATTTCTCTGTGGCATCACAATCCATTGTTCTCTCTGTTGACTATCGTTTAGCTCCAGAAAATCGTCTCCCTATAGCATATGAAGATTGTTATAGCTCACTAGATTGGCTTAGTCACCAAGTAAGGTCTGAACCATGGCTTGAGCAAGCTGACCTTTCACGTGTGTTTCTCTCTGGCGACAGTGCTGGAGGGAACATTGCACACCATCTTGCCATCAAAGCAATTCAGAACAAAACTTGTAATGTAAAAATCAAGGGATTGTTGTTGATACATCCTTATTTTGGGAGTGAGAAGAGGACTGAGAACGAGATGGCTGAAGGAGAAGCAGGGAATGTGGCAAGCAATGACATGTTCTGGGGACTAAGTATACCAGGAGGATCAAACCGTGATTACTTTGGTTGTAATTTTGAGAAGGCAGAATTGTCTGCGTCTGAATGGTGTCAATTTCCTAGGGTGGTGGTTTTTGTTGCTGGCTTGGACTTCTTGAAGGAAAGGGGAGTTATGTATGCAGaatttttgaagaagaaagggGTTCAAGTGGTGAGGCTGGTGGAGACTGAGGGAGAGCCGCATGTGTTTCATGTTTTTCATCCTAAATCTGAGGCGACTCGCTTGCTCCAACAACAAATGGATGAGTTCATGAAGAGCTATTAA
- the LOC126712942 gene encoding protein BUNDLE SHEATH DEFECTIVE 2, chloroplastic-like — MASVLCSAPITSFNATPKPGKCMSNDNNQKHAQYDVFQNSPAAKFGKLKAKAAKSNQSGKSKSIICADCDGNVAIQCSQCKGSVVNSVDIFNGQFKAGDSCWLCGGKKEMLCGNCNGAGFLGGFMSTFDE, encoded by the exons ATGGCTTCTGTTCTGTGCTCAGCACCCATAACTTCCTTCAATGCTACACCAAAaccag GGAAGTGTATGAGCAATGATAACAATCAAAAGCATGCTCAATATGATGTGTTCCAAAATTCTCCAGCTGCTAAATTTGGCAAACTGAAAGCTAAG GCTGCAAAAAGTAATCAAAGTGGCAAATCGAAAAGCATTATTTGTGCTGATTGTGATGGAAATG TTGCAATTCAATGTTCGCAATGCAAAGGTAGCGTAGTGAACTCTGTTGACATTTTCAATGGACAGTTCAAAGCTGGTGACTCATGTTGGCTTTGCGG TGGTAAAAAGGAGATGTTATGTGGAAATTGCAATGGAGCAGGTTTCCTTGGAGGTTTCATGAGCACCTTCGATGAatag